A part of Salvelinus alpinus chromosome 23, SLU_Salpinus.1, whole genome shotgun sequence genomic DNA contains:
- the LOC139551043 gene encoding retinol-binding protein 2-like isoform X1 produces the protein MPADFNGKWELESSENFEDYMKALNIDFATRKIAVQLAQTKVIIQDGDKFEVKTLSTFRNYELMFTVGVEFVEHTKGLDNRVVKALVVWDGEKLVGSQKGEKDNRGWKHWIEGDKLHLELTCEDKVCRQVFKRKE, from the exons ATGCCTGCAGACTTCAATGGCAAATGGGAGTTGGAGAGCAGTGAGAACTTTGAGGATTACATGAAAGCACTGA aCATCGACTTTGCCACACGCAAAATTGCAGTGCAGCTGGCCCAGACCAAAGTGATCATCCAGGATGGAGACAAGTTTGAAGTCAAGACGCTGAGCACCTTCAGGAACTATGAGCTGATGTTCACTGTGGGGGTGGAGTTTGTGGAGCACACCAAAGGACTGGACAACAGGGTGGTCAAG GCTCTCGTGGTGTGGGATGGGGAAAAACTAGTGGGTAGCCAGAAGGGGGAAAAGGACAACCGTGGGTGGAAGCACTGGATCGAAGGAGACAAACTGCACCTG GAACTGACGTGTGAGGACAAAGTCTGCAGGCAGGTGTTTAAGAGAAAAGAATAG
- the LOC139551043 gene encoding retinol-binding protein 2-like isoform X2: MPADFNGKWELESSENFEDYMKALNIDFATRKIAVQLAQTKVIIQDGDKFEVKTLSTFRNYELMFTVGVEFVEHTKGLDNRVVKALVVWDGEKLVGSQKGEKDNRGWKHWIEGDKLHLFQST; encoded by the exons ATGCCTGCAGACTTCAATGGCAAATGGGAGTTGGAGAGCAGTGAGAACTTTGAGGATTACATGAAAGCACTGA aCATCGACTTTGCCACACGCAAAATTGCAGTGCAGCTGGCCCAGACCAAAGTGATCATCCAGGATGGAGACAAGTTTGAAGTCAAGACGCTGAGCACCTTCAGGAACTATGAGCTGATGTTCACTGTGGGGGTGGAGTTTGTGGAGCACACCAAAGGACTGGACAACAGGGTGGTCAAG GCTCTCGTGGTGTGGGATGGGGAAAAACTAGTGGGTAGCCAGAAGGGGGAAAAGGACAACCGTGGGTGGAAGCACTGGATCGAAGGAGACAAACTGCACCTG tTCCAGTCTACTTAA